Proteins from a genomic interval of Bacillus clarus:
- a CDS encoding helix-turn-helix domain-containing protein encodes MIDVNTDSLPHERKITYQMIKYLRLCRNMTQTQFGEICKINQGVLAQLERGDIALSPHYETKIMDGIRALNISQLELVSVKRIIELKAQRIK; translated from the coding sequence ATGATTGATGTAAATACAGACAGCTTACCTCATGAACGGAAAATTACTTATCAAATGATTAAGTACCTACGTTTATGTAGAAATATGACTCAAACTCAATTCGGTGAAATATGCAAAATCAATCAAGGCGTTTTAGCACAATTAGAACGTGGTGACATTGCATTGTCGCCACACTATGAAACTAAAATCATGGACGGTATTCGTGCTTTAAATATCAGTCAATTAGAACTGGTATCTGTAAAGCGAATCATTGAACTAAAAGCCCAAAGAATTAAATAA